The Oceanispirochaeta sp. M1 genome contains a region encoding:
- a CDS encoding sensor histidine kinase has protein sequence MYSPSRLFSMVLIIITVFTAIIYTEESPLSPGDKIPNVLLLQSYHQGYKWSDELGRGVMEILQDEVQVHIEYMDTKKYYSPEYLMKIKNYLMFKSESIDFDLIIAADNNAFEFMKLYREEIYGDIPVVFTGVNSVNTDSLAGIHNITGISEEIDFQKTLELMRNLFPERKNLICILDQTATGLGIRKALDKAMPDFEKEFEQIEIWSDISMKELVRDLELLGDDFIIYNILFQRDNQDEYFEYNHSNGMIGNAANAPVFGAWDFQFPYGIVGGYIVSAIEQGREAGLMAKRILSGEDADSIPIIWETPHQYMFDFEKLLTNSIRMDELPRNSIVINLPETLFYQYHWETTIILITFIFLLILIFFLQANIQKRKAGEAALYSLNETLNEKVENRTRDLKISNQSLEDAMEKLQNTQKQMIQKERLAALGSLVTGVAHEVNTPLGVGITTSSYIIDLTSKLQSKLKNDTLTREALDEYIERINQGSSLLSKNLNKTAKLIDSFKNLSFDETGGECLDFELLEYLEEIIRTHIMQFNHQNIKISLSGDAINIRSYPGSFYHVMNNLLLNSLVHGYDEKSKNKKITITLTELEGQSGMIEYRDNGKGIPRDLKDHMFEPFTTSSRSEGKTGLGLFIIFKTVNEKLGGAVEFMPAEEGSDHEGVCFRIYFPINRPIDKG, from the coding sequence ATGTATTCACCATCCAGACTTTTCAGCATGGTTCTCATAATTATTACAGTTTTTACCGCAATTATATATACAGAAGAATCCCCCCTTTCTCCCGGAGATAAAATCCCCAATGTACTGCTCCTTCAATCCTATCATCAGGGTTATAAATGGAGTGATGAGCTGGGACGGGGAGTTATGGAGATTCTGCAGGATGAAGTACAGGTTCATATTGAATATATGGATACCAAGAAATACTACAGCCCCGAATATCTGATGAAAATAAAAAACTATCTGATGTTTAAATCGGAGTCTATCGACTTTGATCTGATTATTGCAGCAGACAACAATGCCTTTGAATTCATGAAACTTTATAGAGAAGAGATTTACGGAGATATCCCTGTTGTATTTACGGGAGTCAATTCTGTGAATACCGACAGTCTTGCCGGTATCCACAACATCACCGGGATCAGTGAAGAAATTGATTTCCAGAAAACCCTGGAACTGATGCGCAATCTTTTTCCCGAAAGAAAAAATCTCATCTGTATTCTGGATCAGACTGCTACAGGACTGGGAATAAGGAAAGCTCTGGACAAAGCCATGCCCGATTTTGAAAAGGAATTCGAACAGATAGAAATTTGGTCTGATATCTCAATGAAAGAACTTGTGAGAGATCTGGAACTCCTGGGAGATGATTTTATTATCTACAACATCCTGTTTCAAAGGGATAATCAGGATGAGTACTTTGAGTACAACCACAGTAACGGGATGATAGGAAATGCCGCAAATGCACCTGTCTTCGGTGCCTGGGATTTCCAGTTCCCCTATGGCATCGTCGGCGGATATATCGTGAGCGCAATTGAACAGGGACGGGAAGCAGGTCTTATGGCCAAACGGATTCTCAGCGGTGAGGATGCCGATTCTATCCCTATCATATGGGAAACACCCCATCAATATATGTTCGATTTTGAGAAACTGCTTACTAACTCAATCCGGATGGATGAGCTTCCCCGCAACAGTATAGTCATAAACCTCCCGGAAACCCTTTTTTATCAGTACCACTGGGAAACAACAATCATTCTGATAACCTTTATTTTTCTCCTTATCCTTATATTTTTTCTCCAGGCAAACATACAGAAAAGGAAAGCCGGCGAAGCAGCTCTGTACAGCCTGAATGAGACTCTCAATGAAAAAGTTGAGAACAGAACCAGAGACTTGAAGATCAGCAATCAATCACTTGAAGACGCCATGGAGAAGTTACAGAACACACAGAAACAGATGATCCAGAAAGAGAGGCTGGCCGCTCTTGGTTCCCTTGTAACGGGGGTAGCCCATGAAGTGAATACTCCCCTGGGTGTTGGAATCACCACTTCAAGTTATATTATTGATCTGACTTCGAAATTACAATCTAAACTGAAGAACGATACCCTCACAAGGGAAGCCCTTGATGAGTATATCGAACGGATTAATCAGGGAAGCAGCCTGCTGAGTAAAAATCTGAATAAAACTGCAAAACTTATAGACAGCTTTAAAAACCTCTCCTTTGATGAGACCGGTGGTGAATGTCTTGATTTTGAACTCCTGGAATACCTTGAAGAGATTATCAGAACCCATATCATGCAGTTCAATCATCAAAATATTAAAATTTCTCTCTCGGGAGATGCCATCAACATCCGCTCCTACCCGGGCAGTTTCTATCATGTAATGAACAACCTTCTCCTAAACAGCCTGGTTCATGGTTATGATGAAAAATCAAAAAACAAAAAAATCACAATTACCCTGACCGAACTTGAAGGGCAAAGTGGAATGATTGAATACAGAGATAACGGAAAAGGCATCCCCCGGGACTTAAAGGACCACATGTTTGAGCCTTTTACCACAAGCAGCCGCAGCGAAGGGAAAACCGGACTGGGCCTTTTTATTATTTTCAAAACTGTGAACGAAAAACTGGGCGGTGCCGTTGAGTTCATGCCTGCCGAAGAGGGCTCTGACCACGAGGGTGTATGCTTCCGCATATACTTTCCCATTAACAGACCTATAGACAAGGGCTGA
- a CDS encoding ABC transporter substrate-binding protein — MKTYRFSTLLCTIFISGFLLFALASCSREEEMTLEEAQALKVENQAGILAGTIKKPGGTDIYAIGKSGGIWNSSLTGDPKTFNLIIADSDGDSSAVINTLLPGGLVQYDPYIKEWKSGCADFEITVFEDEDRMDVLFTLRDDLYWSFFDSDEKIKITADDLIFWYDEIYGNSDLQMTAYSGQFMTMSDGTDVRIEMEKLDDMTVVFHYPRIVANPLLTSNMTFGPRFIYEPALREGGVQGVKEILSIDTDVKTLPSAGAYFLTEYTPGVRLVYERNNDHWDKDKEGNPLPYFEKSINKIVPNMNTNYLLFKNGERDGYAVRAEDLDDLINTENKDYSIYDGGATMGSNFICFNQNPSGLEEPVLSWFTQKEFRQAMSRLTNRDRMVKQIYRGLATPALHHYAIANPYYDESISNVYTYNPEEALKLLESIGIKQDEKGTMRDTEGRAIEFDIITNSDNNIRMDAASIFADECGKVGIKVNLTPLDFQKMIEMLTATYDWHVILISLGSGNYWPTGGSNVWSSDGNLHLWNPLQKEPATDWEARVDYLYNEGSFTPDPVAAKEIWDEFQSILLEELPLYYLVHQNSFYAIRDKWDNVFYDNLGGLDTNRLFLKDSE, encoded by the coding sequence ATGAAGACATACCGATTTTCAACTCTACTGTGCACAATTTTTATTAGCGGATTTCTGCTGTTTGCCCTGGCATCCTGCTCAAGGGAAGAAGAGATGACCCTGGAAGAGGCCCAGGCTCTGAAAGTAGAAAATCAGGCAGGGATTCTGGCAGGAACTATTAAGAAGCCGGGTGGTACAGATATCTATGCTATAGGAAAATCCGGTGGGATCTGGAACAGTTCACTGACCGGAGACCCAAAGACCTTCAACCTGATCATTGCGGACAGTGACGGTGATTCTTCAGCCGTAATAAATACCCTTCTCCCGGGAGGTTTGGTTCAATATGATCCCTATATAAAAGAGTGGAAATCCGGCTGTGCTGATTTTGAAATTACAGTTTTTGAAGATGAAGACAGAATGGATGTCCTGTTTACCCTGAGGGATGATCTGTACTGGTCCTTTTTTGATTCTGATGAAAAGATCAAAATCACAGCTGACGACTTGATCTTCTGGTATGATGAAATATACGGGAACTCTGATCTTCAGATGACAGCATATAGCGGACAGTTTATGACTATGTCCGACGGAACAGATGTCCGGATAGAGATGGAAAAACTGGATGATATGACCGTTGTCTTTCACTATCCCAGAATAGTGGCCAACCCTCTGCTCACCAGTAATATGACCTTCGGTCCCCGCTTTATATACGAACCGGCTCTCAGAGAGGGTGGAGTCCAGGGAGTCAAAGAGATTCTCTCCATTGATACAGATGTAAAGACCCTCCCCAGTGCAGGAGCCTACTTTCTGACTGAATACACCCCCGGTGTACGGCTGGTGTATGAAAGAAACAATGATCACTGGGATAAGGATAAAGAAGGCAATCCTCTCCCCTACTTTGAAAAATCAATAAACAAAATTGTCCCCAATATGAACACCAACTACCTCCTTTTTAAAAACGGAGAGAGAGATGGATATGCTGTTCGTGCGGAAGATCTGGACGACCTGATTAATACAGAAAACAAAGATTACAGCATCTATGACGGTGGAGCTACAATGGGTTCGAACTTTATCTGTTTCAACCAGAATCCATCGGGCCTTGAAGAACCCGTACTCAGCTGGTTTACACAGAAGGAATTCCGCCAGGCCATGAGCCGTCTGACTAACAGAGACAGAATGGTGAAGCAGATCTATAGAGGTCTGGCCACTCCGGCCCTCCATCACTATGCAATTGCCAATCCTTATTATGATGAGAGTATCAGCAATGTATATACTTATAACCCTGAAGAAGCACTGAAGCTTCTGGAATCCATCGGAATAAAACAGGACGAAAAGGGAACCATGAGAGATACTGAAGGCAGAGCCATTGAGTTCGATATCATTACCAACTCCGACAATAACATCCGGATGGATGCGGCAAGTATCTTCGCCGATGAATGCGGCAAGGTGGGTATCAAGGTCAATTTGACTCCCCTTGATTTTCAAAAAATGATTGAAATGCTCACGGCGACATATGACTGGCACGTCATCCTGATCAGCCTTGGAAGCGGTAACTACTGGCCCACAGGCGGTTCCAATGTGTGGTCTTCCGATGGAAATCTCCATCTGTGGAATCCCCTGCAGAAAGAGCCTGCTACAGATTGGGAAGCCCGGGTGGACTACCTCTATAATGAAGGAAGCTTCACCCCCGATCCCGTAGCGGCCAAGGAAATCTGGGATGAGTTCCAGTCCATACTTCTGGAGGAACTCCCTCTTTACTACCTGGTCCACCAAAACAGCTTTTATGCCATCAGAGATAAGTGGGATAATGTGTTTTATGACAATCTGGGAGGGCTGGATACCAATAGACTGTTTCTGAAGGATTCTGAATGA
- a CDS encoding ABC transporter permease — translation MKQFYLKIMGLIFKIKGAHPLLHFILGRFVSMVVILFILGFAVFALMELAPGDIVEKHVQAQLMSEGSGIGNAMSSDLEYSEEKIADMRAELGLDKPFYMQYLHWLKQIIVEHDLGKSMISRAPILYLIKTRIFNSILLNLISLFMLTFISFALGIYFSSKVGTRTDLAATFTALFLHSFPGLLLLILLQLFAAVTGLFPVTAYPGFPFAEDPGRFVFSYMHHITLPLIGAFLGGIGGTMRMIRATMLDQLGQPYITALRARGISEGRVYFAHAFRNTLNPYITSSANLLAGLFSGSLILEIIFSYPGIGRLMYEAVLQEDIYLVLANLMFTSFLVLLGMVLADILLAVVDPRIRYSNK, via the coding sequence ATGAAGCAGTTTTATCTCAAAATAATGGGCCTTATTTTCAAAATCAAAGGGGCCCACCCCCTTCTCCATTTCATACTGGGCCGATTCGTCTCCATGGTTGTGATCCTCTTCATTCTGGGCTTTGCCGTTTTCGCATTGATGGAGCTGGCACCGGGTGATATTGTCGAAAAGCATGTACAGGCACAGTTGATGAGTGAGGGGAGCGGCATAGGAAATGCCATGTCCAGCGACCTTGAATACTCGGAGGAAAAAATAGCCGATATGAGGGCGGAATTGGGACTGGATAAACCCTTTTACATGCAATACCTCCATTGGTTGAAACAGATAATTGTTGAACATGATCTGGGAAAGTCTATGATAAGCCGGGCCCCGATTCTCTACCTTATTAAAACCAGGATATTCAATTCCATCCTGTTGAACCTGATATCCCTGTTTATGCTGACCTTTATCTCCTTTGCCCTGGGAATTTACTTCTCCTCAAAAGTGGGGACAAGAACAGACCTGGCGGCAACATTTACAGCCCTCTTTCTCCACTCCTTTCCCGGACTGCTCCTCCTTATCCTGCTGCAGCTTTTTGCAGCGGTGACAGGTCTCTTTCCCGTGACGGCATATCCGGGATTTCCTTTTGCTGAAGATCCCGGGCGTTTTGTCTTTTCCTATATGCATCATATCACTCTGCCGCTGATCGGCGCCTTTCTGGGTGGAATCGGAGGTACCATGAGGATGATCCGGGCTACCATGCTGGATCAGCTGGGTCAGCCCTATATCACAGCTCTCAGAGCCAGGGGGATTTCCGAAGGGAGAGTCTACTTTGCTCATGCCTTCCGTAATACTCTGAATCCCTATATAACCAGTAGCGCAAACCTTCTGGCCGGCCTCTTCTCAGGATCCCTTATACTGGAAATTATCTTTTCCTACCCGGGCATTGGAAGACTGATGTATGAAGCAGTTCTGCAGGAGGATATCTATCTGGTTCTTGCCAACCTGATGTTCACATCCTTCCTGGTACTCCTGGGAATGGTTCTGGCAGACATTCTTCTTGCCGTTGTAGATCCCCGAATAAGGTACTCAAATAAATGA
- a CDS encoding ABC transporter permease, with amino-acid sequence MKGFLKALLYRPVALISVIVLILLYLMMIFAEFIAPYNPGTSFSEKSFHPPAVSWYSSDLGFGPQVQERAVINEINWKYARIRGTSKPVSFFVKGEPYKLWNLIPAERHLFGMAPGEDDTPVFLMGSDNLGRDLFSRILYGSRISLTIGFIGITISMTLAITFGGLAGFYGGKIDWFIMRFSEFFILVPGLYLILFLRSILARSMTSGQSFMIITVILSFVGWPGSARLIRGMVHSIKREDFIANAVLEGIPTLSIIFKQIIPQMSSIIIVSIALGIPGFILGETVLSYLGLGIVDPAVSWGSLINREISTLSNLRNFPWFLIPGLFLLITTLAFNFLGDLLRDFLDPYHRDKGGLR; translated from the coding sequence ATGAAAGGATTCCTGAAAGCCCTCTTATACAGACCGGTGGCACTGATTTCGGTCATTGTTCTTATACTCCTCTATCTGATGATGATTTTTGCGGAATTCATCGCACCATACAATCCGGGAACAAGTTTCTCGGAGAAGAGTTTTCATCCTCCCGCAGTCAGCTGGTACAGCTCTGATCTGGGCTTTGGTCCTCAGGTACAGGAAAGGGCGGTAATAAATGAAATCAACTGGAAATATGCCCGGATCAGAGGGACAAGTAAACCTGTCAGTTTCTTTGTTAAAGGAGAACCCTATAAACTCTGGAATCTTATCCCCGCAGAGCGTCACCTCTTCGGCATGGCTCCCGGAGAAGATGATACACCTGTTTTCCTGATGGGCTCGGACAACCTGGGAAGAGATCTTTTTTCCCGTATCCTCTACGGCAGCCGCATCAGTCTGACAATCGGATTTATCGGGATAACGATTTCAATGACCCTGGCCATCACATTCGGTGGGCTGGCAGGATTCTACGGTGGAAAAATAGACTGGTTTATCATGCGGTTTTCCGAGTTTTTCATCCTGGTTCCCGGCCTCTACCTTATCCTTTTTTTAAGATCGATTCTGGCCAGAAGCATGACCAGCGGTCAATCCTTTATGATAATCACAGTCATTTTGAGCTTTGTAGGATGGCCCGGGAGTGCCAGGCTTATCAGGGGGATGGTGCACAGCATCAAAAGGGAAGACTTTATAGCCAATGCAGTACTTGAAGGCATCCCTACACTGAGCATTATCTTCAAACAGATCATTCCTCAGATGTCCTCCATCATTATTGTAAGCATTGCCCTGGGGATACCGGGCTTCATTCTGGGAGAGACAGTGCTGAGTTATCTTGGACTGGGTATTGTTGACCCGGCTGTAAGCTGGGGAAGCCTGATCAACCGTGAAATATCGACTCTGAGCAACCTGCGGAACTTTCCCTGGTTCCTTATACCCGGTCTTTTTCTCCTGATCACCACACTGGCCTTCAACTTTCTGGGAGACCTGCTCCGTGACTTCCTTGATCCCTATCACAGAGATAAGGGAGGTCTCAGATGA
- a CDS encoding ABC transporter ATP-binding protein: MSNLVEITELHITFPLRRGALKALRGMSYTLKTGEILGIVGESGSGKSVSVQALMRLLPDYTEIEGTILFEGQDVQALDKKKELPRFRSSKTAMIFQEPGRSFDPLYSMEKTFRETLRLHYPSETDEKLKKRAINLLEEVQIPQPEERLTSYPHQFSGGQLQRVMIALALAGNPRLLIADEPTTALDVTIQAQIIELLLKLRKKREMGIIFISHDLDLVARIADRILVLYGGLVMEEAAAEQLYSRPSHPYSRGLLHALPAFGSHYTTDRLHTIPGTVPNPIHPEPGCPFAPRCDRAQERCREEIPPLEIMNSEGEKLRCFNPLVRTESPASEEEVKS; this comes from the coding sequence ATGAGTAATCTCGTAGAAATTACAGAGCTCCATATAACCTTTCCCCTCCGCCGAGGTGCTCTCAAGGCTTTGAGAGGCATGTCCTATACATTAAAAACCGGAGAAATACTGGGGATTGTAGGTGAGAGCGGAAGCGGTAAAAGTGTAAGTGTTCAGGCTCTGATGCGTCTTCTCCCGGATTATACAGAAATTGAAGGGACAATTCTTTTTGAGGGTCAGGATGTGCAGGCTCTGGACAAAAAAAAGGAACTGCCCCGATTCAGAAGCAGTAAAACTGCCATGATTTTTCAGGAGCCGGGACGATCCTTCGATCCACTCTACAGCATGGAGAAAACCTTTAGAGAAACCCTGAGGCTCCACTATCCTTCAGAAACAGATGAAAAATTAAAAAAAAGAGCCATAAATCTGCTGGAGGAAGTACAAATTCCTCAGCCCGAAGAGCGTCTTACCAGCTACCCCCATCAGTTTTCGGGGGGACAGCTTCAGAGAGTCATGATCGCCCTGGCACTGGCCGGAAATCCCCGGCTCCTTATTGCCGATGAGCCGACGACTGCTCTTGATGTTACCATTCAGGCACAGATCATTGAACTTCTCCTTAAACTGAGAAAAAAAAGGGAAATGGGAATCATCTTTATCAGCCATGATCTGGATCTGGTTGCCCGAATTGCCGATAGAATACTTGTTCTCTACGGAGGACTGGTAATGGAGGAAGCAGCAGCAGAACAGCTCTACAGCAGACCTTCCCACCCCTACAGCCGGGGACTGCTTCATGCTCTCCCTGCCTTTGGGAGCCATTACACTACAGACCGGCTGCATACAATTCCCGGAACCGTACCCAATCCGATTCATCCGGAACCGGGATGCCCTTTTGCTCCCCGCTGTGATAGAGCTCAGGAGCGCTGCAGAGAAGAAATTCCCCCATTGGAAATTATGAACTCAGAAGGTGAAAAGCTCCGCTGTTTCAATCCTCTTGTGAGAACAGAAAGTCCAGCTTCAGAAGAAGAGGTGAAATCATGA
- a CDS encoding ABC transporter ATP-binding protein has protein sequence MSTPCTDCHLELNDLKIRFSLEAGLFARYGRFVYAVNGVSLKLKRGETYGLVGESGCGKTTLARLAVQMYKADEGEVLFHSQDGKSHRLNELNKKELFDYRSRVKYVFQDPARSLNPRMNIYSILTAGYRQSPSWPGDEAARKEAEEMMETVGLNAEDLDRRPADFSGGQRQRISIARALIMKPELLICDEVVSALDVSIQSQILNLLLELKEKFKLTMLFIAHDLTVTTYFCDRIGVMYRGKIVEEASAQALAEKRLHPYTSLLYDSIPSRMDESLELKAYEPFDSTRALEGCPFYHRCPKRQEKCLEAPEFKEILENRYLACHFPQI, from the coding sequence ATGAGTACACCATGCACAGACTGCCATCTGGAACTTAATGACCTTAAGATAAGATTCTCACTGGAGGCTGGACTGTTTGCCCGGTACGGACGCTTTGTCTATGCTGTGAACGGAGTCAGCCTCAAGCTTAAAAGAGGTGAAACTTACGGTCTGGTGGGAGAATCAGGCTGTGGAAAAACGACTCTGGCCCGCCTCGCGGTGCAAATGTATAAAGCCGATGAGGGAGAAGTACTTTTTCACAGCCAGGACGGTAAGTCACATCGCCTGAATGAACTGAATAAAAAGGAACTCTTTGATTATAGAAGCCGGGTCAAGTATGTATTTCAGGACCCCGCCCGCTCCCTGAACCCCAGAATGAATATCTACAGCATACTCACTGCGGGCTACAGACAGAGTCCCTCCTGGCCGGGGGATGAGGCTGCCCGGAAAGAGGCGGAGGAGATGATGGAGACTGTCGGACTCAATGCCGAAGATCTGGACCGCCGGCCCGCTGACTTTTCGGGAGGACAGAGACAGAGAATATCCATCGCCCGTGCGCTGATTATGAAGCCTGAGCTCCTGATCTGTGATGAGGTTGTATCGGCACTGGATGTATCAATACAGAGCCAGATTCTGAACCTTCTGCTGGAACTGAAGGAAAAATTTAAACTCACCATGCTTTTTATAGCCCATGACCTGACTGTGACCACCTATTTCTGTGACCGTATAGGAGTAATGTACCGGGGGAAAATTGTAGAAGAGGCATCTGCACAGGCTCTGGCTGAAAAAAGACTGCATCCCTACACGTCACTCCTTTACGACAGCATTCCCAGCAGAATGGATGAATCCCTGGAACTTAAAGCCTATGAACCCTTTGACTCAACCAGAGCTCTGGAGGGATGCCCCTTCTACCACAGATGTCCAAAGCGTCAGGAGAAATGTCTGGAAGCTCCTGAGTTTAAGGAAATCCTAGAAAACAGATATCTGGCCTGCCATTTCCCACAGATCTGA
- a CDS encoding DNA repair helicase XPB — protein sequence MTDTSQLALIVQGDHSLLLDVHNQGFDKARADISPFAELVKSPEHIHTYRMTPLSLWNAASAGISEDDILVALNRHSRFPVPENVLYFVRSTLSRYGLIKIDATEDEETLYLKSTDPAILTEIAHLKNLKKYLTAAEDGFFFKLMDRGTIKLHLIRAGFPVEDLAPLKSGDPCPINLRKIMLSGKELNIRDYQEDAIRSFIGNNKPGTGFGTVVVPCGGGKTVIGMTAMSRIQCKTLILTTNVAAVHQWKRELIDKTDLRAEDIGEYTGERKEIKPVTIGTYQILIWRKDKESAYEHFSLFRKGNWGLIIYDEVHLLPAPVFRVTAEIQAVRRLGLTATLVREDGAEEDVFSLVGPKRYDVPWKELEAGGWIATAWCHEMRLDLPEDLRTSYAVADKRLKFRIAAENPMKPELVLKLIEKHPDDSILVIGQYVKQLQEMAKILNAPLITGKTPNAQREEIYDDFRIGKSRIIVVSKVANFAIDLPDASVAIQISGTFGSRQEEAQRLGRILRPKDRDSWFYSLVTRYTVEEQYAANRQQFLTEQGYKYTISLGMEEL from the coding sequence ATGACTGATACTTCCCAACTTGCACTAATAGTACAGGGTGACCACTCTCTCCTGCTGGATGTTCACAACCAGGGCTTTGATAAAGCCAGGGCTGATATATCCCCCTTTGCAGAGCTTGTAAAATCTCCCGAACATATACATACCTACAGAATGACACCTCTCTCCCTGTGGAACGCCGCTTCCGCCGGAATCAGTGAGGATGACATACTGGTCGCCCTTAATAGACACTCCCGTTTTCCCGTACCCGAAAACGTGTTGTACTTTGTCCGTTCCACCCTCTCCCGCTACGGTCTTATAAAGATCGATGCCACCGAGGATGAAGAGACTCTGTACCTGAAGTCCACAGACCCCGCAATCCTTACAGAGATTGCCCACCTCAAGAATCTTAAAAAATACCTCACCGCCGCCGAAGATGGATTTTTCTTTAAACTGATGGACAGGGGAACAATAAAGCTCCACCTTATCAGAGCCGGATTCCCGGTGGAGGACCTGGCACCTCTCAAGTCTGGAGACCCATGTCCCATAAACCTTAGAAAAATTATGCTCAGCGGCAAGGAACTGAATATCCGGGACTATCAGGAAGATGCCATAAGGTCTTTCATTGGAAACAACAAGCCGGGAACCGGATTCGGTACAGTGGTTGTTCCCTGCGGGGGAGGCAAGACGGTTATCGGAATGACAGCCATGAGCCGGATTCAGTGTAAAACCCTGATCCTCACCACCAATGTGGCTGCGGTGCATCAGTGGAAAAGAGAACTTATTGATAAGACCGACCTCAGAGCAGAAGATATCGGTGAATACACGGGTGAAAGAAAAGAGATCAAACCTGTCACCATCGGTACTTACCAGATCCTCATATGGAGAAAGGATAAAGAGAGTGCCTATGAGCATTTTTCTCTTTTCCGGAAGGGTAACTGGGGACTTATCATCTACGATGAAGTCCATCTTCTGCCGGCCCCGGTATTCAGAGTAACAGCAGAAATTCAGGCGGTCCGCCGCCTTGGTCTCACAGCCACCCTTGTCAGAGAAGACGGCGCAGAGGAAGATGTATTCTCACTGGTAGGCCCTAAACGCTACGATGTCCCCTGGAAGGAACTTGAAGCCGGAGGCTGGATCGCCACGGCATGGTGTCATGAGATGCGCCTGGACCTTCCCGAAGACCTCAGAACCAGCTATGCCGTTGCAGACAAGAGGCTTAAATTCCGAATTGCCGCAGAAAACCCCATGAAACCGGAACTGGTTCTCAAACTCATAGAAAAACACCCTGACGACTCCATCCTGGTGATCGGACAGTATGTAAAACAGCTTCAGGAGATGGCGAAGATCTTAAATGCCCCTCTGATTACAGGAAAGACTCCCAATGCTCAGAGAGAGGAGATCTATGACGATTTCCGTATTGGAAAATCGAGGATCATAGTCGTGTCCAAGGTAGCAAACTTTGCCATTGACCTGCCCGATGCTTCGGTGGCCATACAAATTTCAGGAACCTTCGGTTCAAGACAGGAGGAGGCCCAGCGTCTGGGACGTATCCTGAGACCCAAGGACAGAGATTCCTGGTTCTATTCACTTGTAACCCGTTATACTGTTGAAGAGCAGTATGCTGCAAACAGACAGCAGTTTCTGACCGAGCAGGGCTATAAATATACTATCAGCCTTGGAATGGAGGAACTGTGA